The proteins below come from a single Pandoraea apista genomic window:
- a CDS encoding YihY family inner membrane protein, translated as MLKLSRINWNNVRQLLRYALARAQDDRIPQVAGSLTFTSILSIVPLFAVTFALFTAFPIFNSFRDALQGFLLEHLMPESVNAQIFNYLNQFASKAKSLTAFGLIGLLVTAVLTLMTVESAFNVIWRVPRARPLAQRLLIYWSLLTLGPLLFGVSLSISSYVFTQSMSLVSTLPPAVASLLSLIPLALTSVAFMLMYLYMPNCKVDWRDALVGGVVAALAFDLTKRGFGMYIRQFPTYTAVYGAFAAVPIFLLWIYLSWLVALLGATITSVLPALRLGHFQYPRFPGSDLLDGLTLIHLLNSDRENSGNGRTTAQLAGTMRTSLDHANDLLTRLERMGWVGRLTMQPPAERWLLLANPRTTTLAPLVAQLALNVDELARQMERHALDGAHVAEMLREGKWDVPLADALPRAVTADEDGADTLVEPEAGRRADPAGRPDEGGPRGLEGPRVQARQEGQEGREGNDGRDGRDGRDGRDGRDGPEGRQGRESARA; from the coding sequence TTGCTCAAACTGTCCCGCATCAACTGGAACAACGTTCGCCAATTGCTGAGATACGCGCTTGCGCGGGCACAGGACGACCGGATTCCGCAAGTGGCGGGTAGTCTGACGTTCACGTCGATTCTGTCGATCGTGCCACTGTTTGCCGTGACGTTCGCACTCTTCACGGCCTTCCCGATCTTCAACTCGTTTCGCGACGCCTTGCAGGGGTTTCTGCTCGAACACCTGATGCCGGAAAGTGTCAACGCACAGATATTCAATTACCTGAACCAGTTCGCGTCGAAGGCGAAAAGCCTGACGGCGTTTGGCCTGATCGGTTTGCTGGTGACGGCTGTGCTCACGTTGATGACTGTCGAGTCGGCGTTCAACGTGATCTGGCGTGTGCCGCGCGCACGACCGCTTGCGCAGCGCCTGCTTATTTACTGGAGTCTGCTCACGCTCGGCCCGTTGCTGTTCGGGGTGAGCCTGTCGATCAGTTCCTATGTGTTCACGCAGTCGATGTCATTGGTGAGCACATTGCCGCCGGCGGTGGCGTCGCTGCTCAGCCTGATTCCGCTCGCGCTGACCAGCGTGGCCTTCATGCTGATGTATCTGTACATGCCGAATTGCAAGGTCGACTGGCGCGACGCACTGGTCGGCGGGGTGGTGGCGGCGCTGGCGTTCGATCTGACCAAGCGCGGCTTCGGTATGTATATCCGGCAGTTCCCCACGTACACAGCGGTCTACGGCGCCTTTGCGGCGGTGCCCATCTTCCTGCTCTGGATTTATCTATCGTGGCTGGTCGCCTTGCTCGGAGCGACGATAACGTCGGTTCTGCCCGCGTTGCGCCTCGGGCATTTCCAATACCCCCGATTCCCGGGCAGCGATCTGCTCGACGGGCTGACGCTCATCCACCTGCTCAATAGTGATCGGGAGAACAGCGGTAACGGGCGTACGACCGCGCAACTGGCGGGCACCATGCGTACCAGTCTCGATCACGCTAACGATTTGCTCACCCGGCTCGAACGCATGGGGTGGGTCGGCCGGTTGACAATGCAGCCGCCGGCCGAACGTTGGCTGCTGCTCGCGAACCCGCGCACGACCACACTGGCGCCGCTCGTGGCGCAACTCGCGCTGAACGTCGATGAGTTGGCGCGGCAAATGGAGCGCCATGCACTCGATGGCGCCCATGTTGCCGAAATGCTGCGCGAAGGCAAATGGGACGTACCGCTCGCCGATGCACTGCCGCGCGCCGTCACGGCGGACGAGGACGGCGCTGACACCTTGGTCGAGCCGGAGGCAGGGCGTCGGGCGGACCCGGCGGGGCGGCCCGACGAGGGCGGTCCGCGTGGCTTGGAGGGACCGCGGGTGCAGGCGAGGCAGGAGGGACAGGAGGGACGCGAGGGAAACGACGGCCGTGATGGACGTGACGGGCGTGATGGGCGCGATGGCCGCGACGGCCCTGAAGGACGTCAGGGCCGCGAGAGCGCTAGAGCTTGA
- a CDS encoding O-acetylhomoserine aminocarboxypropyltransferase, whose translation MSVPHFDTLALHAGAAPDPVTGARATPIYQTTSFVFSDADQAAALFNMERAGHVYSRISNPTNAVFEERMAALENGAGAISTASGQAALHLAIATLMGAGSHIVASSALYGGSHNLLHYTLRRFGIETTFVRPGDLDGWRAAVRPETRLFFGETLGNPGLDVLDIPQVSQIAHEAGVPLLVDSTFTTPWLIRPFDHGADLVYHSATKFLGGHGTTIGGILVDGGTFDFEKSGKFPEMTEPYDGFHGMVFAEENSVAPFLLRARREGLRDFGACLHPQAAWQLLQGIETLPLRMARHVDNARRVVEFLAGHEAVASVAYPELPSHPDYALAKRLLPRGAGAVFSFNLNGDRAAGRRFIESLQLFSHLANVGDARSLVIHPASTTHFRMDAAALAAAGIGEGTVRLSIGLEDPDDLIQDLKRGLKAAVKTSSKGQAR comes from the coding sequence ATGTCAGTACCGCACTTCGACACACTCGCCCTGCACGCCGGGGCCGCCCCCGACCCCGTCACGGGCGCGCGCGCCACCCCGATCTATCAGACCACGTCGTTCGTCTTCTCCGATGCGGATCAGGCCGCCGCGCTCTTCAACATGGAGCGCGCCGGGCATGTCTATTCGCGTATTTCCAATCCGACCAATGCCGTCTTCGAAGAGCGCATGGCCGCGCTGGAAAATGGCGCCGGCGCGATCTCGACGGCAAGCGGTCAGGCTGCGCTCCATCTCGCCATTGCCACCCTGATGGGGGCGGGCTCCCACATCGTGGCGTCGAGTGCGTTGTATGGCGGCTCGCACAATCTGCTGCATTACACACTGCGTCGTTTCGGCATCGAGACCACGTTCGTCCGCCCGGGCGATCTGGATGGCTGGCGCGCCGCCGTGCGCCCCGAGACCCGGCTGTTCTTCGGCGAGACGCTTGGCAACCCAGGGCTCGACGTTCTCGATATTCCCCAGGTTTCCCAGATCGCGCATGAGGCCGGTGTGCCATTGCTGGTCGACAGCACATTCACGACACCGTGGCTCATCCGGCCGTTCGATCATGGTGCCGACCTCGTTTATCACTCCGCGACCAAGTTCCTCGGTGGTCACGGCACGACCATCGGCGGCATTCTGGTCGACGGCGGTACGTTCGATTTTGAGAAAAGCGGCAAATTCCCCGAAATGACCGAGCCGTACGACGGCTTCCACGGCATGGTCTTCGCGGAAGAGAATTCCGTCGCACCGTTCTTGTTGCGTGCTCGGCGCGAGGGCTTGCGGGACTTTGGCGCATGCCTGCACCCACAGGCGGCATGGCAACTGCTGCAAGGCATTGAAACGCTGCCGCTGCGCATGGCGCGGCACGTCGACAATGCCCGTCGAGTGGTGGAGTTTCTCGCTGGGCATGAGGCTGTGGCGAGCGTGGCTTACCCCGAGTTGCCGTCACATCCTGATTACGCACTGGCCAAACGCCTGCTGCCGCGTGGTGCGGGTGCCGTCTTCAGCTTCAATTTGAACGGGGACCGCGCAGCAGGACGCCGTTTCATCGAGTCGTTACAACTCTTCTCCCATTTGGCCAACGTGGGGGATGCGCGCTCGCTCGTCATTCATCCGGCGTCCACAACCCATTTCCGCATGGACGCTGCTGCACTCGCAGCCGCCGGCATCGGGGAGGGTACCGTGCGCCTGTCGATCGGATTGGAAGACCCCGACGACCTGATCCAGGATCTCAAGCGCGGCCTCAAAGCGGCAGTCAAAACCTCGTCCAAGGGACAAGCCCGATGA
- a CDS encoding DUF962 domain-containing protein: MRDTRDGAPAFHRFADFYPFYLGEHRNPICRRLHFIGSWGVIAFLVTFAVTGNPWWLLAAVVCGYAFAWVGHFFFEKNRPATFRHPVYSLMGDWVMFRDICLGRIKL; this comes from the coding sequence ATGCGAGATACGCGCGATGGCGCACCGGCATTTCACCGGTTTGCCGACTTCTATCCGTTCTATCTCGGCGAGCACCGCAATCCGATCTGCCGCCGCCTGCATTTCATCGGCTCGTGGGGCGTGATCGCCTTCCTGGTGACATTCGCCGTGACTGGCAACCCATGGTGGTTGCTCGCGGCTGTCGTCTGCGGCTACGCGTTCGCGTGGGTGGGCCACTTTTTCTTCGAGAAGAACCGGCCCGCCACGTTCCGCCACCCCGTCTACAGCCTGATGGGCGACTGGGTGATGTTTCGGGATATCTGCCTGGGTCGAATCAAGCTCTAG
- the wrbA gene encoding NAD(P)H:quinone oxidoreductase → MTEILVLYYSRHGTTAQLAQCIAAGIDSVPGAQARVRTVPAVSTVCEASAPDIPDSGPPYVELRDLEECAGLALGSPTRFGNMAAALKYFLDGTTPQWLSGALAGKPACVFTSSASLHGGQESTLLSMMIPLLHHGMLLMGLPYTEPALTSTRTGGSPYGATHFAHDGNPLSAEERQLASALGARLARAAAKLAE, encoded by the coding sequence ATGACCGAAATCCTCGTCCTGTACTACAGCCGTCACGGCACCACCGCACAGCTCGCACAATGCATTGCCGCGGGCATCGACAGCGTGCCCGGCGCACAGGCACGAGTGCGCACCGTGCCCGCCGTCTCGACCGTTTGCGAAGCCAGCGCGCCGGACATTCCGGACAGCGGCCCGCCTTACGTGGAATTGCGAGATCTCGAAGAGTGCGCCGGCCTGGCGCTCGGCTCTCCTACACGCTTCGGCAACATGGCCGCTGCATTGAAGTACTTTCTCGACGGCACTACGCCGCAATGGCTCTCGGGGGCTCTGGCCGGGAAACCGGCGTGCGTGTTCACGTCTAGCGCCAGCCTGCACGGCGGCCAGGAAAGCACGCTGCTGTCGATGATGATTCCCCTGCTGCATCACGGCATGTTGCTGATGGGCCTGCCTTACACGGAGCCGGCGCTCACGAGCACTCGCACCGGCGGCTCGCCCTACGGCGCCACGCATTTCGCCCATGACGGCAACCCGCTCTCCGCCGAGGAGCGCCAGTTGGCGTCGGCCCTCGGTGCACGACTCGCACGCGCGGCTGCCAAGCTGGCAGAATGA
- a CDS encoding alpha/beta fold hydrolase — protein sequence MNFDIAGHNIYAYTAGKSIDPGQPTVVFLHGAQHDHSVWGLQSRYLAHHGMNVLALDLPGHHRSTGAPLKTIGAMADCVVAVLDAAGLPNAAWVGHSMGSLIALDAAARHPERVTRIALVGTAYPMTVSDVLLDAAAEREPEAIALVNAWSHSTLAAKPSAPGPGFWTWGGNQRLMERVSQRNPAKVFLTDFEACNGYGQGMEAAARVKCPVLAVLGQRDQMTPPRAAQALLDALCAAGAPVAVEVVAAGHAIMTEQPDALLDALVKFMRH from the coding sequence ATGAATTTCGATATCGCAGGCCACAACATCTACGCCTACACCGCCGGCAAGTCGATCGACCCCGGGCAGCCGACGGTCGTTTTTTTGCACGGCGCGCAACACGACCACAGCGTGTGGGGATTGCAGAGCCGATACCTCGCCCATCACGGCATGAACGTGCTCGCGCTGGATCTGCCGGGCCACCATCGCAGCACGGGCGCCCCCTTGAAAACCATTGGCGCAATGGCCGACTGTGTAGTGGCCGTACTCGACGCGGCCGGGCTCCCTAATGCCGCCTGGGTCGGGCACAGCATGGGGTCACTGATTGCGCTCGATGCCGCGGCACGCCATCCGGAGCGCGTGACGCGCATCGCGCTGGTGGGCACCGCTTACCCGATGACGGTCTCCGATGTGCTGCTCGACGCGGCAGCCGAGCGCGAGCCCGAGGCCATCGCTCTCGTCAACGCGTGGTCGCACAGCACACTCGCCGCAAAGCCGTCCGCGCCCGGCCCGGGATTCTGGACTTGGGGCGGCAATCAACGGTTGATGGAACGGGTGTCACAGCGCAATCCCGCCAAGGTGTTTCTGACCGACTTCGAGGCGTGCAACGGCTACGGTCAGGGGATGGAAGCCGCCGCCCGTGTCAAATGTCCGGTGCTCGCGGTGCTGGGGCAGCGCGACCAGATGACACCGCCGCGCGCAGCGCAAGCGCTGCTCGATGCGCTGTGTGCAGCCGGTGCACCGGTGGCGGTGGAGGTCGTGGCGGCCGGGCACGCGATCATGACGGAGCAGCCGGACGCCCTGCTCGATGCCCTCGTAAAATTCATGCGACACTGA